One window of the Salvelinus alpinus chromosome 13, SLU_Salpinus.1, whole genome shotgun sequence genome contains the following:
- the LOC139537328 gene encoding neurite extension and migration factor-like — MDVFQEPNFAVLASNLEQINKADENESHNQDSSLKLDSPGTPPKANPPKGCPESERTSLSPSSPLSPTETPEPSTTTADDSSSTHTISLTSSCSTKLVSHWALPEDCSDKAAFTMMETGSVSALSGGDCLMPQSRTCLGCFIESKDATEPEPGLGLGRDYDPCPVSCPDMAMQCMSSGIRYGDQLLSDQLLSYPEHKVREVEKTDEEKSAEDSDSEDATSKSIYEGLLLDKCNGEEALLANSSQDWGCFESFISESKIELLDLCSKNELSVNLFSEEDVDNYMFDDEDSTLGSDVCSLKIRYESFQDNVREKTSTIQEETQFNFFPSVVAKKEGEGAVKKEAEVPQVNGEKVEVWAAGEKVDKNNSSSSAEVMPNVSPESSYLFDFNNSTEDSGEYSDDSSCTGSSLDTCQTKRKYCFLSRENSSSSSQLSYGLRSKRKVRYSDDYLYDVDSIESERNTEKKEKQPMGPKKEEDDDWCPKKRRKSSRKEPPVIIKYIIINRFKGEKHMLVKLGKIDTSETTVSLSKDLVHKYQRMAPLKDYWQKRRQEMQEQRRLAAGDKNRFPNGCRRSLNSSLTKRKYRIANRVRIQRIHTVELSPNHADHKQEVRAAEDQAACTDMASITTTTTSDCAARLDQGSVTGKSRSLEREGKRLGNKILKIRKFKSEARLKSKKMTDAQQKDGKTVVHLQEVGPLSPSQHPDIVYSKAGSPQLCDDSTVSVDPTEKPTFTPAPCSSSSTMTHPVNVNSGLPVIPGGYLQTLLDASDSSSNTGLSYYSQQQQQQNPRQQFPHGLYQEENPFTNLQLAQSCVLSPPSESELQQSPSNSNQMEPNFTHISWQSGGEQLPFTSDIPPESAGFSNAMPLPMTNNLPLSGYSQVNVDGNRLLNDKAHLPEEPPGPDSTLQASRAAEEEQVQFHRVTLNTDNSRLASYDSMGSLSASSSNYSTMSHKSCEKESEEDVNENFLAHCSPKLVIQQSTDEITPLRESTDLLDISNFTPDKFRHSSLSEMSPPDTPNLSPQVMGPEMRESLGKAREFQGETGDMTLSTTPDGTKWDCNVLPQQNHDGRAINNHQFQFHTFNDNDGTGLDDKIDGTDVFDEQAESIGGRTKGPKSKRKTTSKQKTKTPRAPKTEKNKAPRQNSRSSKKLKALLDAKAKAKGEESEGLAGLSEVWPLLVEHGGGWADGGNNNNNSAVDDDQREFEEPSNILSNIVSGMAEVERFMKVSIEPLWDPISGLCQPPEANSLKTKTLKILAGTTADVRKKGGYATSPGAGRGRKATGRGAKNQSKFIPSNPFFPPLTLDCNMFNKSSLGIPGICGPAHKKMYRHKTSAKFAGDENNTGKRDSNKNVALMASYEKLSGTACPSLTMSKFSLWLSTNV, encoded by the exons ATGGATGTTTTTCAAGAACCCAACTTTGCTGTGCTGGCTTCAAACCTGGAACAGATCAACAAAGCGGACGAGAATG AATCACACAACCAGGACAGTTCTTTGAAGCTAGACAGTCCCGGCACCCCTCCTAAAGCCAATCCACCAAAAGGATGCCCTGAGAGTGAGAGGACCTCACTGAGCCCATCCTCACCTCTGAGCCCAACAGAGACCCCTGAGCCCAGCACCACTACTGCTGATGACTCCTCCTCCACTCACaccatctccctcacctcctcctgctCCACCAAGTTGGTGAGTCACTGGGCTCTTCCAGAGGACTGTAGTGACAAGGCTGCCTTCACCATGATGGAGACAGGGAGTGTCTCGGCCCTGTCTGGGGGGGACTGCCTTATGCCACAGAGCCGCACCTGCCTGGGCTGCTTCATCGAGAGCAAGGACGCTACAGAGCCTGAGCCAGGGCTGGGCCTGGGCCGGGACTACGACCCCTGTCCTGTCTCCTGTCCTGACATGGCCATGCAGTGCATGAGTTCTGGTATCCGCTACGGGGATCAGCTGCTCTCAGACCAGCTCCTCAGCTACCCAGAGCACAAGGTCAGGGAGGTGGAGAAGACAGATGAGGAGAAGTCAGCGGAGGACAGTGACTCGGAGGATGCCACGTCAAAGAGTATCTACGAAGGCCTGCTCCTGGACAAGTGCAACGGTGAGGAGGCTCTGCTGGCCAACTCCAGCCAGGACTGGGGCTGCTTTGAGTCCTTTATCAGCGAGAGTAAGATCGAGCTGCTGGACCTCTGCTCTAAGAACGAGCTCTCTGTAAACCTCTTCTCAGAAGAGGACGTAGACAACTATATGTTTGATGATGAGGACTCCACCCTGGGCAGCGACGTGTGCTCGCTGAAGATACGCTACGAGTCCTTCCAGGACAACGTCCGAGAGAAGACCAGCACCATTCAGGAGGAAACCCAGTTCAACTTCTTCCCGAGTGTCGTCGCcaaaaaggagggagagggagcagtGAAGAAGGAAGCTGAAGTGCCGCAGGTGAATGGAGAGAAGGTCGAAGTCTGGGCGGCTGGAGAAAAGGTTGACAAAAACAACAGCAGCAGCTCTGCTGAAGTGATGCCGAATGTCAGTCCAGAGAGCAGCTACCTGTTTGACTTCAACAACTCCACAGAGGACTCTGGAGAGTACAGCGATGACAGCTCCTGTACTGGATCCTCCCTTGACACCTGCCAGACCAAACGGAAATACTGCTTTCTCTCCAGGGAGAACTCCAGCTCTTCTAGTCAGCTGAGCTATGGGCTGAGGTCCAAGAGGAAAGTCAGATACAGCGACGACTATCTGTATGACGTGGATTCTATCGAGAGTGAGAGAAACACGGAGAAAAAAGAGAAGCAGCCGATGGGTCCAAAAAAAGAGGAGGATGACGACTGGTGTCCAAAGAAGAGGAGAAAATCCTCACGAAAAGAGCCTCCGGTGATAATCAAATACATCATCATAAACCGATTTAAAGGGGAGAAGCACATGTTAGTAAAGCTTGGAAAAATTGACACATCAGAGACAACAGTAAGCTTAAGTAAGGACTTAGTTCATAAGTACCAGAGAATGGCCCCTCTGAAAGACTACTGGCAAAAGAGGCGCCAGGAAATGCAGGAGCAGCGCAGGCTGGCTGCTGGTGATAAAAACAGATTTCCGAATGGCTGCAGGCGTTCCCTTAATTCTAGCCTGACAAAACGAAAATACAGGATTGCAAATAGAGTCCGGATTCAAAGAATTCACACTGTAGAGCTCTCGCCAAACCACGCCGATCACAAGCAAGAGGTGCGAGCAGCTGAGGATCAGGCTGCCTGTACAGATATGgcatcaataacaacaacaacaacctccGACTGTGCTGCTAGATTAGACCAAGGAAGTGTGACAGGAAAAAGCAGATCgctagagagggaggggaaaagaCTTGGAAATAAGATTTTGAAAATAAGGAAATTTAAAAGCGAGGCCAGACTGAAGTCGAAAAAAATGACAGATGCTCAGCAGAAGGATGGTAAAACTGTGGTACACCTACAAGAGGTTGGCCCACTATCCCCAAGTCAGCACCCTGACATAGTTTATTCTAAAGCAGGCAGCCCCCAGCTTTGTGATGACTCCACTGTCAGTGTCGACCCCACTGAAAAGCCTACTTTTACACCAGCCCCCTGCTCCTCTTCCAGCACAATGACCCATCCTGTAAATGTGAATAGTGGTCTACCTGTCATCCCCGGAGGCTACCTACAGACATTACTAGATGCCTCTGACTCATCCAGTAACACTGGACTGTCATATTactcccagcagcagcagcagcaaaatCCCCGACAACAGTTTCCCCATGGGCTCTACCAGGAGGAGAATCCATTCACTAACCTACAGCTGGCCCAGAGCTGTGTTCTATCTCCTCCCTCAGAGTCCGAGCTCCAACAGTCCCCCTCTAACTCCAATCAGATGGAGCCAAACTTCACTCACATATCATGGCAGTCTGGAGGTGAACAGCTACCATTTACATCTGACATTCCACCTGAATCTGCTGGCTTTTCCAACGCCATGCCTTTGCCAATGACAAACAACTTGCCGTTGTCAGGATATAGTCAAGTCAATGTAGATGGCAACAGACTGCTGAATGATAAGGCACATTTACCTGAAGAGCCACCAGGACCAGACTCAACCCTACAGGCCAGCCGGGCAGCTGAAGAGGAACAGGTGCAGTTCCATAGAGTCACTCTAAACACAGATAACAGCAGGCTGGCCAGCTATGACTCTATGGGTTCACTGTCTGCCTCTTCTAGCAACTACAGCACTATGAGTCACAAGTCCTGTGAGAAGGAGAGTGAAGAGGATGTGAACGAGAACTTCTTGGCCCACTGTAGTCCCAAACTGGTGATCCAGCAAAGTACTGATGAAATCACTCCCCTTAGGGAGTCCACAGACCTACTGGACATCTCCAACTTCACCCCCGATAAGTTCAGGCATTCGTCGTTGTCAGAGATGTCGCCACCCGACACCCCAAATCTCTCCCCACAGGTGATGGGTCCAGAAATGAGGGAAAGCCTAGGAAAGGCCAGGGAGTTTcaaggagagacaggagacatgACACTCTCAACTACACCTGATGGGACTAAGTGGGACTGTAATGTCCTGCCACAACAAAACCATGATGGCAGAGCGATAAACAATCATCAGTTCCAGTTCCATACTTTCAATGACAATGATGGCACAGGGTTAGATGATAAAATTGACGGCACGGACGTCTTTGATGAGCAGGCTGAATCTATTGGAGGCCGAACTAAAGGTCCCAAGTCAAAAAGGAAAACGACCAGTAAACAGAAAACCAAGACTCCAAGGGCCCCCAAGACAGAGAAGAACAAAGCCCCTAGACAGAATTCTCGTTCATCCAAAAAGCTAAAAGCCCTGCTTGATGCAAAGGCAAAGGCGAAAGGTGAAGAAAGTGAAGGTCTTGCTGGACTGTCAGAAGTCTGGCCTTTACTGGTGGAGCACGGTGGGGGCTGGGCAGACGgcggcaacaacaacaacaacagtgctGTGGATGACGACCAGCGAGAGTTCGAGGAGCCCTCCAACATCCTGTCCAACATAGTCTCTGGGATGGCAGAGGTCGAGAGGTTTATGAAGGTGTCCATCGAGCCACTGTGGGACCCCATTTCTGGACTCTGTCAGCCTCCAGAGGCCAACAGCCTTAAAACTAAGACACTCAAAATCCTGGCGGGCACAACAGCTGACGTCAGGAAAAAGGGTGGTTATGCCACCTCCCCTGGGGCAGGAAGGGGTAGGAAGGCAACTGGCAGGGGAGCCAAAAACCAATCCAAGTTCATTCCTTCAAACCCCTtcttcccccctctcactctagACTGCAACATGTTCAACAAGTCCAGCCTCGGTATACCTGGCATCTGTGGGCCCGCACACAAAAAAATGTACCGTCACAAAACCAGTGCAAAATTTGCTGGAGATGAAAACAATACAGGGAAGCGGGACTCGAACAAGAACGTAGCTCTGATGGCCTCTTATGAGAAACTGAG CGGAACAGCTTGCCCCTCCTTAACAATGTCAAAATTCAGTTTGTGGCTCTCCACAAATGTTTAA